From one Paenibacillus sp. FSL K6-1330 genomic stretch:
- a CDS encoding substrate-binding domain-containing protein, giving the protein MEHPLYKRIQNDIRQRIQSGELQAGDLVSSEKDLAQRYGVSQITTKNALNGLVEEGLLVRYRGKGTFVREQVILEELHLKSGTKKTIAIILPTMKTKIDQQLLDGLERYCAEREYDLLIRITRESQEEEYRAIKQFQERGVDGFIIFPVEQESYNNAILRLSLDRVPLVLVDRFLKEIKAYSVSSDNYGGVREAISSLLAVGHRRIAFLSPEITNSVTDERAKGFEAAFMEQGLPIDKTLWCMLDLETIAEGHGQRDVVRFLRDRSDITAVFAVNAELARYTHYAIREMRTGAGNEPQLAAFDDPDIEGIPFVRQQLDEVSRRAVDLLSEQLSGTNEPRREVVPVHWIWPE; this is encoded by the coding sequence ATGGAGCATCCGTTATATAAACGTATTCAGAACGACATACGCCAGCGCATTCAGAGCGGCGAGCTGCAGGCCGGCGACTTGGTCTCGTCGGAGAAGGACTTGGCCCAGCGGTACGGTGTGAGCCAGATTACAACCAAAAACGCGCTCAACGGTTTGGTAGAGGAAGGCTTGTTAGTGCGATATCGGGGAAAGGGCACCTTCGTTCGGGAACAGGTCATTCTGGAAGAGCTACATCTTAAGTCGGGCACAAAAAAGACGATCGCGATTATTTTGCCAACGATGAAAACCAAGATCGACCAGCAGCTGCTGGATGGTCTGGAACGTTATTGTGCGGAGCGGGAGTATGACCTGTTGATCCGCATTACACGCGAGTCGCAAGAGGAAGAATACCGAGCGATCAAGCAGTTCCAAGAACGAGGCGTCGATGGGTTTATCATTTTCCCGGTCGAGCAGGAAAGCTACAATAATGCAATTCTACGCTTGTCGCTCGATCGGGTTCCATTGGTGCTAGTCGACCGTTTCTTGAAAGAGATCAAAGCGTACAGCGTCAGCTCTGACAATTACGGAGGCGTTCGCGAGGCTATATCCAGTTTGCTTGCGGTGGGACACAGGCGCATTGCCTTCCTGTCACCGGAAATTACAAATTCGGTTACGGACGAAAGAGCCAAAGGCTTCGAGGCCGCTTTTATGGAACAGGGCTTGCCTATAGACAAGACACTATGGTGCATGCTGGATTTGGAAACTATAGCAGAGGGTCACGGACAACGGGATGTCGTTCGTTTTCTGCGTGATCGGAGCGATATCACGGCCGTCTTTGCCGTTAACGCGGAATTGGCCCGCTATACCCATTATGCCATTCGGGAAATGAGGACGGGAGCAGGGAACGAACCGCAACTAGCCGCTTTTGACGATCCGGATATCGAAGGCATTCCTTTCGTCCGTCAGCAATTGGATGAAGTAAGCCGGCGTGCCGTCGATTTGCTGTCGGAACAGTTGTCCGGTACGAACGAGCCAAGGCGTGAAGTCGTACCGGTCCATTGGATTTGGCCGGAATGA